In Deinococcus fonticola, the DNA window GAGGTCAGCAAGTTCGTGGCGGCCAGCACCGCCACCACCGAACCCAGCTTCGACGAACCGATGGACGGCCTGGTGTACGCCGTGACCGCCGCGCTGGGATTCGCGCTGGTCGAGAACCTGACCTACGTGCTGGGCTTCGGCACCAATGCCGGCAACTGGCACGCGCTGGTGGCCACGCTGGCGCATGCCCTCTTCAGTGCGCCGCAGGGCTACGCGCTTGGCGGCAAGTTCTGGACGGGCGAGCGCGGCTGGCGGGTGCGCGGCCTGACCACGAGCGTGCTGCTGCACTTCGTGTTCAATAGCCTGTTGACCAGCCACCCGTCGCTGTGGCAACTGGCGGCGCTGGCGCTGGTGGTGCTGCTGATGATGCTGCTGGCGGGCCGCTTCTATCTGCAGTTCGAGGAAACGGCCCGCCAGCTCGGCACACGGCCTCAGCGCGTGCCG includes these proteins:
- a CDS encoding PrsW family intramembrane metalloprotease; this translates as MLALPLSLSLLLAGVVTGWWLWFFVRRDRHPEPAWLLARTFAWGMFAWLVAAAFEASLGRLLNSDLPLALLLVALLTAIIEEVSKFVAASTATTEPSFDEPMDGLVYAVTAALGFALVENLTYVLGFGTNAGNWHALVATLAHALFSAPQGYALGGKFWTGERGWRVRGLTTSVLLHFVFNSLLTSHPSLWQLAALALVVLLMMLLAGRFYLQFEETARQLGTRPQRVPDSPRR